One part of the Capra hircus breed San Clemente chromosome 4, ASM170441v1, whole genome shotgun sequence genome encodes these proteins:
- the FKBP14 gene encoding peptidyl-prolyl cis-trans isomerase FKBP14, translated as MRLFLWNAVLTLLVTCLSGALIPEPEVKIEVLQKPFICHRKTKGGDLMLVHYEGYLEKDGSLFHSTHKHNNGQPIWFTLGILEALKGWDQGLKGMCVGEKRKLTIPPALGYGKEGKGKIPPESTLIFNIDLLEIRNGPRSHESFQEMDLNDDWKLSKNEVKVYLKKEFEKHGAVVNESHHDVLVEDIFDKEDEDKDGFISAREFTYKHDEL; from the exons ATGAGGCTTTTCTTGTGGAATGCAGTCCTGACACTGTTAGTAACTTGTTTGAGTGGGGCTCTCATCCCAGAACCAGAAGTGAAGATTGAAGTTCTCCAGAAGCCGTTCATCTGCCATCGCAAGACCAAAGGAGGGGATTTGATGTTGGTCCACTATGAAGGCTACTTAGAAAAGGACGGCTCCTTATTTCACTCCAC TCACAAACATAACAATGGTCAGCCTATTTGGTTCACCCTGGGCATCCTGGAGGCTCTCAAAGGTTGGGACCAGGGCTTGAAGGGAATGTGtgtaggagagaagagaaagctcACCATTCCTCCTGCCTTGGGctatggaaaagaaggaaaag GTAAAATTCCCCCAGAGAGTACACTGATATTCAACATTGATCTCCTGGAGATTCGAAATGGACCAAGATCCCATGAGTCGTTCCAAGAAATGGATCTTAATGATGACTGGAAACTCTCTAAAAATGAG GTTAAAGTGTATTTAAAGAAGGAGTTTGAAAAGCATGGTGCAGTGGTGAATGAAAGTCATCATGATGTTTTGGTAGAGGATATTTTTGATAAAGAAGATGAAGACAAAGATGGATTTATATCTGCCAGAGAATTTACATATAAACACGATGAATTATAG